One stretch of Pseudomonas azotoformans DNA includes these proteins:
- a CDS encoding DUF3309 family protein: protein MSLILIIILILLLVGGLPVFPHSRNWGYGPSGILGVVLVVLLVLLLLGRI from the coding sequence ATGAGCCTCATTCTGATCATTATCCTGATCCTGCTACTGGTCGGCGGTTTGCCAGTATTCCCTCACTCCCGCAACTGGGGTTATGGCCCGTCGGGTATCCTGGGCGTGGTGTTGGTGGTGCTGCTGGTGCTGTTGTTGCTCGGCCGCATATAA
- a CDS encoding LTA synthase family protein produces the protein MANPDALSQQRASNRLLQPTVKSHLAYTLLCALVMMVMFSLLRLALLVYNREMILDTPASTFLEAFGNGTRFDIRFVMYALVPLLLALFSVRAMAARGFFRLWLTVASSIALFLGLMEMDFYREFHQRLNGLVFQYVKEDPKTVMSMLWYGFPVVRYLLAWAVGTLILSMAFKGADRATRPRGPFSGGSIGTRQVAPWYTRIAVFVVCLLIAVVAIRGTLRQGPPLRWGDVYTTDSNFANQLGLNGTLSLIGAAKARFGEDRSNVWKATLDQPLATQTVRDMLVLPQEKLVDTDIAAVRRDYMPPAEKTLPIKNVVVILMESFAGHSVGALGRPGNITPYFDKLSKEGLLFDRFFSNGTHTHQGMFATMACFPNLPGFEYLMQTPEGSHKLSGLPQLLSARKYDDVYVYNGDFAWDNQSGFFSNQGMTNFIGRNDFVDPVFSDPTWGVSDQDMFNRGLEELKAREGGKPFYALLQTLSNHTPYALPTPLPVEKVTDRGSLNEHLTAMRYSDWALGQFFEKARKEPYFKETLFVIVGDHGFGNEQQITEMDLGRFNVPMLMIAPGMQEKFGERDHTVGTQIDIVPTIMGRLGGDTLHQCWGRDLLNLPEGDKGFGVIKPSGSDQTVALVTADRILVLPKEMPPKLWEYELGANPTGKVIPESPDEAALKQKLESFLQTATKSLLDNTAGVVNGKPD, from the coding sequence ATGGCAAACCCGGACGCCCTGAGTCAGCAGCGAGCTTCTAATCGCCTGCTGCAACCGACCGTCAAATCCCATCTGGCGTACACGCTGCTTTGCGCACTGGTCATGATGGTGATGTTCTCCCTGCTGCGCCTGGCGCTGCTGGTGTACAACCGCGAAATGATCCTCGACACGCCGGCCTCGACCTTCCTCGAAGCGTTCGGCAATGGCACGCGCTTTGACATCCGCTTCGTGATGTACGCGTTGGTCCCGCTGCTGCTGGCGCTGTTCAGCGTCCGCGCCATGGCCGCGCGTGGGTTCTTCCGTCTGTGGCTGACCGTCGCGTCCAGCATTGCCCTGTTCCTGGGCCTGATGGAAATGGACTTCTACCGCGAGTTCCACCAGCGCCTCAACGGCCTGGTCTTCCAGTATGTGAAGGAAGACCCCAAGACCGTGATGAGCATGCTCTGGTACGGTTTCCCGGTAGTGCGCTACCTGCTGGCCTGGGCCGTGGGTACGCTGATCCTGAGCATGGCGTTCAAAGGTGCCGACCGCGCCACACGTCCCCGTGGCCCGTTCAGCGGTGGCAGCATCGGCACCCGCCAGGTGGCGCCTTGGTACACGCGCATCGCGGTGTTCGTGGTCTGCCTGCTGATCGCCGTGGTCGCCATCCGTGGCACCCTGCGCCAGGGTCCGCCGCTGCGTTGGGGTGATGTCTACACCACCGACTCCAACTTCGCCAACCAGTTGGGCCTCAATGGCACCTTGTCACTGATTGGCGCGGCCAAGGCCCGCTTCGGCGAAGACCGTTCCAACGTCTGGAAGGCCACGCTCGACCAGCCGCTGGCCACCCAGACCGTGCGTGACATGCTGGTGCTGCCGCAAGAGAAGCTGGTGGATACCGACATCGCCGCCGTGCGCCGCGACTACATGCCGCCGGCCGAGAAGACCCTGCCGATCAAGAACGTGGTTGTGATCCTGATGGAAAGCTTCGCCGGTCACTCGGTCGGCGCCTTGGGTCGTCCAGGCAACATCACGCCGTACTTCGACAAACTGTCCAAAGAAGGCCTGCTGTTCGACCGTTTCTTCTCCAACGGCACCCATACCCACCAGGGCATGTTCGCCACCATGGCGTGCTTCCCGAACCTGCCGGGCTTCGAATACCTGATGCAGACCCCCGAAGGCAGCCACAAGCTGTCGGGCCTGCCGCAGTTGCTCAGCGCGCGCAAGTATGACGACGTGTATGTCTACAACGGCGATTTCGCCTGGGACAATCAGTCGGGCTTCTTCAGCAACCAGGGCATGACCAACTTCATCGGTCGCAATGACTTCGTCGACCCGGTGTTCTCCGACCCGACGTGGGGCGTCTCCGACCAGGACATGTTCAACCGTGGCCTGGAAGAGCTGAAGGCGCGTGAAGGCGGCAAGCCGTTCTATGCGTTGCTGCAAACCCTGTCCAACCACACGCCGTATGCGCTGCCGACGCCATTGCCAGTGGAGAAAGTCACCGACCGTGGCAGCCTCAACGAGCATTTGACCGCCATGCGCTACTCCGACTGGGCCCTGGGCCAGTTCTTTGAGAAGGCCCGCAAGGAGCCGTACTTCAAGGAAACCCTGTTCGTCATTGTCGGTGACCATGGCTTCGGCAACGAGCAGCAGATCACCGAAATGGACCTGGGCCGTTTCAACGTGCCGATGCTGATGATCGCGCCAGGCATGCAGGAAAAGTTCGGCGAGCGTGACCATACCGTAGGCACCCAGATCGACATCGTGCCGACCATCATGGGCCGCCTCGGTGGCGATACCCTGCACCAGTGCTGGGGCCGTGACCTGCTGAACCTGCCGGAAGGCGACAAAGGTTTCGGCGTGATCAAGCCATCGGGCAGCGATCAGACCGTGGCGCTGGTGACCGCAGACCGCATTCTGGTGCTGCCGAAGGAAATGCCACCGAAGTTGTGGGAATACGAACTGGGCGCGAACCCGACCGGTAAAGTGATCCCCGAGTCACCGGACGAGGCGGCGCTGAAGCAGAAACTTGAGTCGTTCCTGCAGACGGCTACCAAGAGTCTGTTGGATAACACTGCCGGTGTGGTCAACGGCAAGCCGGACTAA
- a CDS encoding PLDc N-terminal domain-containing protein codes for MGSTFNSLIGLIILALDIWAIINVFKSGASTGAKVLWILLILLLPVLGLIIWAIAGPRGNVRI; via the coding sequence ATGGGTTCCACTTTTAACAGCTTGATCGGGCTGATCATCCTCGCGCTGGATATCTGGGCGATCATCAACGTGTTCAAAAGCGGCGCAAGCACGGGCGCCAAGGTGTTGTGGATCCTGTTGATCCTGCTGCTGCCGGTGCTGGGCCTGATCATCTGGGCGATTGCCGGGCCAAGGGGTAACGTGCGGATCTGA
- a CDS encoding ankyrin repeat domain-containing protein, translated as MSDQAKQMTEDEAAEFAEQVFDVARKGDAAMLAALLAKGLPANFRNHNGDTLLMLAAYHGHAEAVKVLLEFKADPQIANDKNQLPMAGAAFKGNLDVVKALIEGGAPVDAASSDGRTALMMAAMFNRVEMVDYLLGQGANPKATDANGATALAAAQTMGAVDTAAQLQKLV; from the coding sequence ATGTCAGACCAAGCCAAACAAATGACCGAAGACGAAGCCGCCGAATTTGCCGAGCAGGTCTTCGACGTTGCCCGTAAAGGCGACGCCGCCATGCTCGCTGCGCTGCTGGCCAAGGGCTTGCCGGCCAACTTTCGCAACCATAACGGCGACACCTTGCTGATGCTCGCGGCCTACCACGGCCACGCCGAGGCGGTAAAAGTGCTGCTGGAGTTCAAGGCCGATCCGCAGATCGCCAACGACAAGAACCAGCTGCCGATGGCCGGTGCAGCGTTCAAGGGCAACCTGGACGTGGTCAAGGCGCTGATCGAAGGGGGCGCGCCGGTGGATGCCGCGTCTTCCGATGGCCGTACGGCGTTGATGATGGCGGCGATGTTCAACCGCGTCGAGATGGTCGATTACCTGCTGGGCCAGGGCGCTAACCCCAAGGCCACCGACGCCAATGGCGCCACCGCACTGGCTGCCGCGCAGACCATGGGCGCGGTGGATACGGCGGCGCAGTTGCAGAAACTGGTGTAG